The nucleotide sequence CACAGGAATTGACGAGCGTGACGTGGATGCGGTGGTTTTGGATATGGCGGTTCCGTGGCTGGTTGTTCCTAAAGCGTATGAAGCTTTGAAGCCGTCGGGGATGCTGGTTTCGTTTAGCCCAACCATTGAGCAGGTGGTAAAGACTTCAGAAGCGCTAAAAGAGAACAATTTTGTGTGTATCGAAACCTTCGAGTGTATCATGCGGGGCATGCAAGTTGAACGCGGCAAAACCCGACCTCAAACGCTCATGACAGGACACACTGGATACATCACGCATGCACGCAAAGTAACCCGACCAAAACCCGAACCTGAGCCACAAGAACCCCAAGAAGAAACATAACTTTTGCCTGCAGGGTTGACCTAGAGTTATTAGATGCGGTTTCAACTCTAAACCTACCTACTTAACTACGTGAGGAACAAACTGTGTCCAAGCCCCGAATCGGTCTGTCAATGCTCTACACCCTAAGCGAATCCTTCAACAAAATGGTCAAGCAACTAAACAAAGCCCCCGTCAAATACATCGAAATCGTAGACGAAGGCGCCCACACCCTAAACAACAAACGCGTAAAAATCCTCAAAGACGCCGCCAAAACCCACGGCTTCAAATACTCTGTGCACGCGCCGTTTGCAGACATCAACCCCGCATCACCCAGCAAACCTATTCTCAAAGCGTCGTTGAAGCGGCTAAAGCAGAGCATGCAGTACGCCAACGACCTGGACGCATACTTGTGGGTTGTCCACCCAGGCAACAAATCAGGCATAAGCACCTTCTATCCAGGAGCCGACTGGAAACAAAACATCCAAAGCATAACAGAGCTCCACAAAACCGCACAAGACTACGGCTTAAAAATGGCTATGGAAAACCTCCCAGAAAAATACAATTTCCTCATGAAAACCCCCGACGACTTCAAACGGTTCTACACAGAAACAGGCTTAACAGACATCGGTATAGTACTCGATACGGGTCACGCGCATCTTGAAGGGCAAATTCAGCCGTTT is from Candidatus Bathyarchaeota archaeon and encodes:
- a CDS encoding sugar phosphate isomerase/epimerase; translation: MSKPRIGLSMLYTLSESFNKMVKQLNKAPVKYIEIVDEGAHTLNNKRVKILKDAAKTHGFKYSVHAPFADINPASPSKPILKASLKRLKQSMQYANDLDAYLWVVHPGNKSGISTFYPGADWKQNIQSITELHKTAQDYGLKMAMENLPEKYNFLMKTPDDFKRFYTETGLTDIGIVLDTGHAHLEGQIQPFLKEIPDKLAHIHISDNHGETDEHLGLGEGTIDWQEFTTLVKAAKFSGTVLTEAVFSSKETLQRTQKLFA